The following nucleotide sequence is from Ahniella affigens.
TCTTCTTCATGGGGATTCCTTTGAATTGGGTTAGCGGCCTAGCCCGCAGGGGAAATGTAGCACAGCCCATGCCAAGCGAATCAAGGGACGGGTTTGGCAGTTTCCCAAGGGTCGCCTTCTTTCATTTGTTTTAGATCACCAGACGAATCGAGGTAGGCCATGCCATTGCCTTTGCGAGCGACCAGGGGCACAAAGGCCTGGCCTTGCGCGTCAAGGCGCGCAGAATTCAGTAGCGTCTGGCGGCCATCGGCGTAGGGGCGATACATCCAGGGGAGCATGTGCAGATCATTGCCGCGCAACAACTCATCAATCATCTGATTCTGCAGAATCGGATCAAAAGGCTTGCTCACCGAATACTGGGTCGGGCCCCAAGCCGAGAGCTTCACGGTGGGTGGCGCTCTCTTCCAGTATTCTGGATCAAGCTGGTTGTAGCCCACCGCATAGATTCGGTCACCCGCCGCGATCAGCACAACGGGTCGGGCTGTGTAGAGCACATAAGTGCCATAGACCATGGCCGCAATCTGCAGCAGCAGAATGACGGCGAGATCGAACTTCAGGGTCTTCTTGCCGCGCTTGAATACGATGGTCGTGAGCAGCGGGCCGATGATCACATCGCATCCGACAATCAACATGGCCAGATTCGCCCCGCCGGCGATATAGAACAGCACTTCGGGATACCAGGCAAAACGGATGAGCATCAAGATGGCCAGCCCCACGACCACACTGGCGGCCAGATGGACCAGACCGGCTTGCCAACGCGTGCGCGGAAACGGCACGGCGGCTGAGTTCACTTCAGACATGATCAGACTCCAAGTTTCTTGAGCTTGTAGCGCAGCGCTCGGAACGAGATTCCCAGCCGCTCAGCCGCTTTCGTTTTGTTGTTCTGGGTTGCTGCCAAGGCCTCAATTATGGCCTTACGCTCGATGCTGGCAACGTAGCCTTCCAGATCAGCCGGGTCGCCGTCCGGGTCACCTTCGTCCTCGACCGGTTCCAGAAGCCGCGGCGGGGCGACATCGGAGCGGTTCGCCCCGATTCCCAAATCGGCGGCGCGAATCGTATGTTCGTCGCACAGCGCCACGGCCCGTTCCAGAATGTTCTCGAGCTCGCGAACATTGCCAGGGAAGTCGTAGCGGCTGAGTTCGTCCAGCGCGCTGCTGTCGAGATCGATCCGATCGAGGTGCCAGTCTGCAGCCATCCGCGCCAGGTAGGCGTTGGCCAGGATCGGGATATCTTCGCCGCGTTCGCGGAGTGCAGGCACCCGGAGCTCGATCACGTTGATGCGGTAATAAAGGTCTTGGCGAAATCGGCCCTCGGCAACCAGATGTTCCAGATGTTTATGCGTGGCACTCAGAATGCGCACATCAATCGTCGCCTCGGCCGTCGATCCAACCGGCCGCACCGCCTTTTCCTGGATCACGCGCAGCAGTTTGACCTGCATATGAATAGGCAAATCGGCAACCTCGTCCAGGAACAGGGTACCGCCGTTCGCCGCGACGAACATACCGTCCTTGTCGCTGACGGCGCCGGTGAAGCTGCCTTTCTTGTGGCCGAAGAACTCACTTTCCATCAGTTCGGTTGGGATGGCGCCGCAGTTGACGGCCAGAAAGGGGCCGCCGGCACGCGGGCCTTGTTCATGAATCAGCCGGGCCACCAATTCCTTGCCTGTCCCCGACTCGCCAAAAATATGGACGGGCGCTTGGCTCCGCGCCACCTTGGCCACGGTGGCCTTGAGTTGTTGCATCGCTGCAGACTGGCCAATGAGTCGACTTGCCACCGGACCTTGCGCAACGCCTGTCGCCGCAGGACTGCGACCGGCGTCCGGTTTTTTCGGCTCGCCAAGCTTGAGCGCGCTGTTGACCATGCGCCGCAAGACACTCAAGTCGACAGGTTTTGTTACAAAATCGAATGCGCCGGCCTTCAGCGCCGTGACGGCGGCATCCATGTTGCCGTGCGCGGTGATCATGGCGATCGGCATGCTGGGCTGATGTTTCGCAACGAATTCAATGATTTCCTGACCGCTGCCATCGGGGAGGCGCATGTCGGTAAAACACAGGTCGTAGCGATGCTGGGCCAGGCGTTCCAGGGCCTCTTTGACGGTGCCCGCCGTGTCGACCGCCAAGCCCATCCGGGTCAGGGTCAGGACCAGAAGTTCGCGAATGTCTGGCTCGTCGTCGATCACCAGTGCGTTTTGTCGTGCCATGCCCTACCTCTTGTCCGGACCAGATTTCTAGCAAAAGTGACCAGTTTCGTCACCTGGCATGCCGAGTTCGCGCACCGTGGATGCCGATCGCCGCCGACCTGAATGAAACGGGTGTGTCATGCATCGTCCATGAGCCTGGCCAGGCTCTGGAATGACTGAAAGGTCACCCGGAAACAGGCGCCGCCCTCCGGCGCCGGAACGAAGTCCAGGCTGGCTTGGTTGGCCGAACAGACCTGCGACGCGATGTAGAGCCCCAGACCGGTGCTCTGCTCGCCGGTACTGAAGAATGGATCGAAGATTTCAGTTGCGAGCTTGGGGTCGACTCCGGGGCCGGCGTCGTTGACCTCCATCACCACGGGGCCTTGTTCGTCGATCCGTCTGGCCTTCACCCAAACTTGCGCAGGCTCACCGGGCTTTCGTCCATACCGAAGCGCATTCTTGGTCAGATTCCAGGCCACTTGCTGCAATTGATCCGGGTCGAACACCACCATGGGTAATGACTCTTCCGCCATTGCATGCAGCTGATCCTGGCCCAGAGGCTGCACGGACCGGTATTCCTGCACGAAGTCCTGCACCCAGCGGGACAAGTCGATGGTCTCCGGCCGAGACCGCTTGCGCCGTGACAACTGCAGAATGTTTTCGATGATCGCATTCATGCGCAGGCAGTGCTTGCGGACGATTCCCAACAAATGCAGATCCGACTCGTTCAGATGGTCGGACTCCGCCAACAATTGCGAGGCGTGAGAGATCGCTCCCAAGGGGTTCCGAATCTCGTGCGCGATGCTCGCCGACAGACGACCGAGCGAGCTCAGTGTCAGCTCCTCGGCTTGGCGCGCGACCATTGAGGTGTCTTCCAGAAACACAATGGTCGTGGGTCGGCCCGCCTGCGGAACGGCCACAAATCGTGGCACCACCTCGGGCGTGCCATCGGCGACCGACATCGCCTGCTCATCGTTTGCGCCCGTATTGCGCCAGTGGACAAACCGCGCCCAAAGATCGGGCGAACGTTCGGCAAGCGACATGTTGGCCTGAGCCGGCACCGATCCGAGCAGGACCCACGCCGCTTCATTGAAGCGGACGATCTGCTCGTCACTGAGCACGAGCACGCCGGTCCGCATGCGGCGAATGATCAGGTCGTTCAACTGGGACAGACCGGCAATATCGGTCTCCTGCCGCTCCACCACCTGCTGTCGCTTCGCCACCTCGCTCTGCAACAGCTGCGCGAGCCCGGTTACCGCGAAATAGATCAATACGTACACTGCCACTTCGCCGACACTTCGCTCGGGCAGGCCGCCAGTCCGCTGCACGTCCCAGGTGTACAGGACAAAGCCTGAGATGCTCGCTGCGGTCGCAAATACCAAAGCCGACGGCAGCGGAAACACGACGGCGCCGCACGCGACATTCATGACCAGTAGTGTCGCGATGCCGCTGTCTAGGCCCTGACTGAACTGAATGGCCAGTGCCGCGGCCATGATGTCGAGCCCGAGCCCGA
It contains:
- a CDS encoding sigma-54-dependent transcriptional regulator is translated as MARQNALVIDDEPDIRELLVLTLTRMGLAVDTAGTVKEALERLAQHRYDLCFTDMRLPDGSGQEIIEFVAKHQPSMPIAMITAHGNMDAAVTALKAGAFDFVTKPVDLSVLRRMVNSALKLGEPKKPDAGRSPAATGVAQGPVASRLIGQSAAMQQLKATVAKVARSQAPVHIFGESGTGKELVARLIHEQGPRAGGPFLAVNCGAIPTELMESEFFGHKKGSFTGAVSDKDGMFVAANGGTLFLDEVADLPIHMQVKLLRVIQEKAVRPVGSTAEATIDVRILSATHKHLEHLVAEGRFRQDLYYRINVIELRVPALRERGEDIPILANAYLARMAADWHLDRIDLDSSALDELSRYDFPGNVRELENILERAVALCDEHTIRAADLGIGANRSDVAPPRLLEPVEDEGDPDGDPADLEGYVASIERKAIIEALAATQNNKTKAAERLGISFRALRYKLKKLGV
- a CDS encoding sensor histidine kinase, producing the protein MIRRLQRFDMGDLARREHYFFSLYRVLTAALLVFVCFSSYSRSIISIDSPRVLGGVAIFYLIASTAIFSLVQTKLRRLIWASRVGLGLDIMAAALAIQFSQGLDSGIATLLVMNVACGAVVFPLPSALVFATAASISGFVLYTWDVQRTGGLPERSVGEVAVYVLIYFAVTGLAQLLQSEVAKRQQVVERQETDIAGLSQLNDLIIRRMRTGVLVLSDEQIVRFNEAAWVLLGSVPAQANMSLAERSPDLWARFVHWRNTGANDEQAMSVADGTPEVVPRFVAVPQAGRPTTIVFLEDTSMVARQAEELTLSSLGRLSASIAHEIRNPLGAISHASQLLAESDHLNESDLHLLGIVRKHCLRMNAIIENILQLSRRKRSRPETIDLSRWVQDFVQEYRSVQPLGQDQLHAMAEESLPMVVFDPDQLQQVAWNLTKNALRYGRKPGEPAQVWVKARRIDEQGPVVMEVNDAGPGVDPKLATEIFDPFFSTGEQSTGLGLYIASQVCSANQASLDFVPAPEGGACFRVTFQSFQSLARLMDDA